The Deinococcus metalli genome includes a window with the following:
- a CDS encoding glycosyltransferase family 2 protein, whose translation MIVPAYNAAAYLPDALRSVLRQTHQDVEVIVVNDGSTDDTAELLGAWQRRDMRVRAVHQPNRGLPAARNAGLNVARGEYVAFLDADDVIHPEKLERQLAYLTAHPAADLVYSDYVTADADLHLLTEEVIGVKRLPLREAYAFTNVFPVMSPLLRRTLVERVGGFDESLRACEDWDYWVRCERAGTFGYLPGHYSTYRMHGTQMHRDLNFMLKYARLAARKNYPTEPGKVRTMVGSVLWWQFGLQMQTHDVSKMQVLLRPRILVTALRMVWEVRSLRVAWKVRRLFRRGV comes from the coding sequence GTGATCGTGCCTGCCTACAACGCGGCCGCCTACCTGCCGGACGCCCTGCGTAGTGTCCTGCGACAGACGCACCAGGACGTGGAAGTGATCGTGGTGAACGACGGCTCGACCGACGACACGGCCGAGCTCCTCGGCGCGTGGCAGCGCCGTGACATGCGGGTCCGGGCCGTCCACCAGCCGAACCGGGGACTGCCCGCCGCGCGCAACGCGGGCCTGAATGTGGCGCGTGGCGAGTACGTGGCGTTTCTGGACGCCGACGACGTGATTCACCCCGAGAAACTGGAGCGGCAGCTGGCCTACCTGACGGCGCACCCGGCCGCCGACCTGGTGTATTCGGATTACGTCACCGCCGACGCGGATCTGCACCTCCTGACCGAGGAGGTCATCGGCGTGAAGCGCCTGCCGCTGCGCGAGGCGTACGCGTTCACCAACGTCTTCCCGGTCATGTCCCCCCTGCTGCGGCGCACCCTGGTCGAGCGGGTCGGAGGCTTCGACGAGAGTCTGCGGGCGTGCGAGGACTGGGACTACTGGGTGAGGTGTGAACGTGCCGGCACGTTCGGTTACCTGCCCGGTCACTACTCGACCTACCGCATGCACGGCACGCAGATGCACCGTGACCTGAACTTCATGCTGAAGTACGCCCGCCTGGCCGCACGTAAGAACTACCCGACGGAACCCGGCAAGGTGCGCACCATGGTCGGCTCGGTACTGTGGTGGCAGTTCGGGTTGCAGATGCAGACGCACGACGTGAGCAAGATGCAGGTGCTGCTGCGCCCGCGCATCCTCGTCACCGCGCTGCGGATGGTGTGGGAGGTGCGCAGCCTGCGGGTGGCGTGGAAGGTGCGTCGCCTGTTCCGTCGCGGCGTGTGA
- a CDS encoding acyltransferase family protein has product MTALTPTRASRPQLPALTGVRFLAALLVVLLHAHSALRLDVPPLLRPVVESGQLSVTLFFILSGFILVYTYARTDRLDTMTVSGPTFWQARFARIYPVYALGLLLDAPFFLGAWLGGGLHLSGPVTLALAPTLLQAWVPPSACVWNCPGWSISAEAFFYLLFPALLPLALAVARRGVWAGFAPVWLLSLLPVVAVLVLTPELPREVTALDVLYYAPLFRVPEFLLGMALAQRFLNAPPGPRQAQVARWFGLVVIAVLVVAGPSVLNNNLRNLLAIPAFGALVWGLAPGHGRLAAALGRPLPVYLGEISYGIYILHAPLLNLLVERGARTWTQGHPALLILAGVLGALIVIAGVTYRFLERPAQAALRRRTRRPVPAT; this is encoded by the coding sequence GTGACTGCACTTACCCCTACGCGCGCCTCGCGGCCCCAGCTCCCGGCGCTGACCGGCGTCCGGTTCCTGGCCGCGCTTCTGGTCGTGCTGCTGCACGCCCACAGCGCCCTGCGTCTCGACGTTCCGCCCCTGCTGCGGCCTGTGGTGGAGTCCGGGCAACTGTCCGTGACGCTCTTTTTCATCCTGAGCGGCTTCATCCTGGTCTACACCTACGCCCGTACCGACCGGCTGGACACCATGACCGTGTCGGGGCCGACGTTCTGGCAGGCCCGCTTCGCGCGTATCTACCCGGTGTACGCGCTGGGCCTGCTGCTGGACGCCCCATTCTTTCTGGGCGCGTGGCTCGGCGGGGGACTGCACCTCAGCGGGCCGGTGACCCTGGCACTGGCGCCCACCCTGTTGCAGGCCTGGGTTCCGCCGAGCGCGTGCGTGTGGAACTGCCCCGGCTGGAGCATCTCCGCCGAGGCGTTCTTCTACCTCCTGTTCCCGGCGCTGCTGCCGCTCGCGCTCGCCGTGGCCCGGCGCGGCGTGTGGGCCGGTTTCGCGCCGGTGTGGCTGCTGTCGCTGCTGCCGGTCGTAGCCGTCCTGGTGCTGACGCCCGAGCTGCCACGTGAAGTGACGGCGCTGGACGTCCTGTACTACGCACCACTGTTCCGGGTGCCGGAATTCCTGCTGGGCATGGCGCTGGCCCAGCGGTTCTTGAATGCCCCACCCGGTCCACGCCAGGCGCAGGTGGCCCGCTGGTTCGGCCTCGTGGTGATCGCGGTGCTCGTGGTGGCTGGGCCGAGTGTCCTGAACAACAACCTTCGCAACTTGCTGGCCATTCCGGCGTTCGGAGCGCTGGTGTGGGGCCTCGCGCCCGGGCATGGGCGGCTGGCGGCCGCGCTGGGCCGACCCCTGCCGGTGTACCTGGGCGAGATCAGCTACGGCATCTACATCCTGCACGCGCCGCTGCTGAACCTGCTGGTCGAGCGGGGTGCCCGGACGTGGACCCAGGGCCATCCCGCGCTGCTGATCCTGGCTGGGGTGCTGGGTGCGCTGATCGTGATCGCGGGCGTAACCTACCGCTTCCTCGAACGGCCCGCCCAGGCCGCCCTGCGCCGCCGGACGCGGCGCCCGGTGCCCGCCACCTGA
- a CDS encoding ABC transporter ATP-binding protein: protein MTVALEVRGLSKRYVLGGAREARPDTLRDALRSAARHARPQPSEEFWALRDVAFDVQQGDRLGILGRNGAGKSTLLKVLSRIVEPSAGRVRMRGRLASLLEVGTGFHPELTGRENIYLNGALLGMRRHEIRARFDEIVAFSEVERFLDTPVKRYSSGMYVRLAFSVAAHLEPEILVVDEVLAVGDQDFQKKCLGKMQEVGREGRTVIFVSHNLAAVTQLCTTGLLLEGGRVADAGPVTQVVATYLSRSARAPASATLRDHPGRSGSGGARFTSARLLDASGQDTSALSVGDDLTVELSVDVTRADFGNPVQLSVLVRDSDGTPLANLTDVDAGFALPGGVAHHTVRVALRDLRFYPGTYSLGLWAGSDYGDQTYDLVPDALGFDVLDGGRLTSRRLTRQNGLVYLDAEWSRRDAGS, encoded by the coding sequence GTGACAGTCGCGCTGGAGGTGCGCGGCCTCTCGAAACGCTACGTACTGGGCGGCGCCCGCGAGGCCCGGCCCGACACCCTGCGCGACGCCCTGCGCTCGGCCGCCCGGCACGCCCGGCCGCAGCCCAGCGAGGAGTTCTGGGCGCTGCGCGACGTGGCCTTCGACGTGCAGCAGGGCGACCGGCTGGGCATCCTGGGCCGCAACGGCGCGGGAAAGTCCACGCTGCTGAAGGTGCTGTCACGGATCGTGGAACCCAGCGCGGGTCGCGTGCGGATGCGCGGCCGCCTGGCCAGCCTGCTGGAGGTCGGCACCGGCTTCCACCCCGAGCTCACGGGCCGCGAGAACATCTACCTGAACGGCGCGCTGCTCGGCATGCGCCGTCACGAGATCCGGGCCCGCTTCGACGAGATCGTGGCCTTCTCGGAAGTCGAGCGCTTCCTCGACACGCCCGTGAAGCGCTACTCCAGCGGCATGTACGTGCGCCTGGCGTTCTCGGTGGCCGCACACCTGGAACCGGAGATCCTGGTGGTGGACGAGGTGCTGGCCGTGGGCGACCAGGACTTCCAGAAGAAGTGCCTGGGCAAGATGCAGGAGGTCGGCCGGGAGGGCCGCACCGTGATCTTCGTCAGCCACAACCTCGCGGCGGTCACGCAGCTGTGCACCACCGGCCTGCTGCTCGAGGGAGGGCGCGTCGCGGACGCCGGCCCGGTGACGCAGGTTGTGGCGACCTACCTGAGCCGCAGCGCCCGCGCCCCGGCGTCGGCCACGCTGCGCGACCATCCCGGCCGCTCCGGCAGTGGCGGCGCCCGCTTCACGTCGGCCCGGCTGCTGGACGCCTCCGGGCAGGACACCTCGGCCCTGTCGGTCGGCGACGACCTGACGGTGGAACTCAGCGTGGACGTCACGCGCGCCGACTTCGGAAATCCAGTGCAGCTCTCCGTGCTCGTGCGGGACTCGGACGGCACGCCCCTGGCGAACCTCACGGACGTGGATGCGGGCTTCGCGCTGCCGGGCGGCGTGGCGCACCACACGGTCCGCGTCGCCCTGAGAGACCTGCGGTTCTACCCCGGCACGTACTCGCTGGGCCTGTGGGCGGGCAGCGATTACGGCGACCAGACCTACGACCTCGTGCCGGACGCCCTGGGCTTCGACGTGCTCGACGGCGGTCGCCTCACGTCCCGTCGTCTGACCCGCCAGAACGGTCTGGTGTACCTGGACGCCGAATGGTCACGCCGCGACGCCGGCTCCTGA
- a CDS encoding ABC transporter permease, with protein MRAEPVPGHARRPGDSDDFDLVIEARQPARSYWAEAWRARELVLFLAGRDLLVRYKQTAVGVAWSVLRPLITMLVFTFVFSRLARLPSEGGAPYAVLVYAAMLPWTFFSGAFTDASGSLVASASIITKVYFPRVLVPLSAVAVSVVDFLISLLVLLGLMLALHAEFSWRLLLLPVLLLPALLTALGLGLGLGALNVKYRDVRHLVPLLTQFSLYLSPVGYSSSVVPEAWRLAYSVNPLVGVIDAFRWAVLYSAAPLYAPAQWLAWGVSAACVLWGVWTFRRSEREFADVI; from the coding sequence ATGCGCGCTGAGCCCGTACCCGGTCATGCCCGCCGACCCGGCGACAGCGACGACTTCGATCTGGTGATCGAGGCCCGTCAGCCGGCCCGGTCGTACTGGGCGGAGGCGTGGCGGGCCCGCGAACTCGTGCTGTTCCTCGCCGGGCGTGACCTGCTGGTGCGCTACAAGCAGACGGCCGTGGGCGTGGCGTGGAGCGTATTGCGGCCTCTGATCACCATGCTGGTGTTCACGTTCGTGTTCAGCCGGCTGGCGCGGCTGCCCAGCGAGGGCGGCGCCCCGTACGCGGTGCTGGTCTACGCCGCGATGTTGCCGTGGACGTTCTTCTCCGGGGCGTTCACGGACGCCAGCGGGTCACTGGTGGCGAGCGCTTCGATCATCACGAAGGTGTACTTCCCGCGCGTGCTGGTGCCGCTCAGTGCGGTGGCGGTCAGCGTGGTGGACTTCCTGATCTCGCTGCTGGTGCTGCTGGGCCTGATGCTTGCGCTGCACGCCGAGTTCTCGTGGCGCCTGCTGCTGCTGCCGGTGCTGCTGCTGCCGGCCCTGCTAACCGCGCTCGGGCTGGGCCTCGGGCTGGGCGCCCTGAACGTCAAGTACCGCGATGTGCGGCATCTGGTGCCGCTGCTCACGCAGTTCAGCCTGTACCTGTCGCCGGTGGGCTACAGCAGCAGCGTGGTGCCGGAGGCGTGGCGCCTGGCGTACTCGGTCAACCCGCTGGTCGGCGTGATCGACGCTTTCCGCTGGGCGGTGCTGTATTCGGCGGCCCCGCTGTACGCGCCCGCGCAGTGGCTGGCGTGGGGCGTCAGCGCCGCGTGCGTGCTGTGGGGCGTGTGGACGTTCCGCCGCTCCGAACGGGAGTTCGCCGATGTCATCTGA
- a CDS encoding glycosyltransferase family 2 protein, giving the protein MSSAHSTPLQYTGSTGTDHDPCRPLFAVIVPLYNAERYLEDTLRAIRAQSFQDFEVVMVDDGSTDGTAQMALHYARADARFHLIRTTNRGIAATRNTAIAHSSAPWIAVCDGDDVWHPHKLEVQAAVLRRWDEPQRGPLAAVGTGGHFINAAGRPVGPIDPPASPWPDAERLDASPELKMINSSVVFRRDLFARAGGYRPEYSPTEDLDLWLRLRALGAVVNVPQRLTEYRMHGQNLSHSSYVPMLLHAERAYVNAQRRAQGLPEWSHDEYMTDLRRTPLDHARRLGALRQMGYYNMAKVNVFNRRYLAAAAALVVAAGLDPLRATRLMRRSRALRRLWSGRAS; this is encoded by the coding sequence ATGTCTAGCGCTCACAGCACGCCACTTCAGTACACCGGGTCCACGGGCACCGACCATGACCCCTGCCGGCCCCTGTTTGCAGTGATCGTGCCGCTGTACAACGCTGAGCGGTACCTCGAGGACACGCTGCGGGCGATCCGGGCCCAGTCCTTTCAGGACTTCGAGGTCGTCATGGTCGACGACGGCTCGACCGACGGCACTGCTCAGATGGCGCTGCACTACGCACGGGCCGACGCACGCTTCCACCTGATCCGCACAACCAACCGGGGTATCGCGGCCACCCGCAATACGGCGATCGCCCATTCGTCGGCGCCGTGGATCGCCGTGTGCGACGGGGACGACGTCTGGCACCCGCACAAGTTGGAAGTCCAGGCCGCCGTCCTGCGCCGCTGGGACGAACCGCAGCGTGGCCCACTGGCCGCTGTCGGCACGGGCGGCCACTTCATCAACGCGGCGGGCCGGCCAGTCGGACCCATTGACCCGCCCGCGTCGCCCTGGCCGGATGCAGAGCGGCTGGACGCCAGCCCCGAGCTGAAGATGATCAATTCCTCCGTGGTGTTCCGGCGAGACCTGTTCGCCCGGGCCGGCGGCTACCGCCCGGAGTACAGCCCGACCGAGGACCTTGACCTGTGGCTGCGGCTGCGGGCGCTGGGCGCCGTCGTGAACGTGCCGCAGCGGCTCACGGAGTACCGCATGCACGGCCAGAACCTGTCACACAGTTCGTACGTGCCCATGTTGCTGCACGCCGAACGCGCGTACGTCAACGCACAGCGCCGCGCCCAGGGGCTGCCAGAATGGTCGCACGATGAGTACATGACCGACCTCCGCCGCACTCCGCTCGACCACGCTAGGCGCCTGGGTGCGCTGAGGCAGATGGGGTACTACAACATGGCCAAGGTGAATGTCTTCAACCGCCGCTACCTGGCCGCCGCGGCCGCCCTGGTCGTCGCGGCCGGCCTGGACCCGCTGCGTGCCACTCGGCTGATGCGGCGCAGCCGCGCACTCCGCCGCCTGTGGTCGGGCCGCGCTTCATGA
- a CDS encoding WD40 repeat domain-containing protein, producing the protein MAHTNTLRSASTLLLLLGTAVAQTPARALTQMTVTGGTVQALAYSPRGDVLFAGDSAGHIDLWSRSGRSAGQLPQAAGVSALAVSPDGHWLATAGTDGRLRVWNVASRRLQWEQAASSFFLTSVAFSPDSHTVATGGGGAVAGSGDTVKLWNVTAGTLRGTLNGHTDVVTAVAFDPSGARLASGSRDRTVRLWRVDTLTPERVLNGHSDFVSAVAFAPDGKTLASAGWDASVLLWNPADGTRRAALNGHAGPVRSLTFSRDSSLLASGADDRRILLWNARTGGALGEVGRLADGVTALSFGPRNVLAGGSVQQVRAWQVTAPASP; encoded by the coding sequence ATGGCCCATACGAACACCCTCCGCTCTGCCTCTACGCTCCTCCTTCTGCTTGGGACGGCCGTCGCCCAGACGCCCGCGCGCGCCCTCACACAGATGACCGTGACGGGGGGCACCGTCCAGGCGCTGGCCTACAGCCCGCGCGGCGACGTGCTGTTCGCCGGAGACAGCGCCGGACACATCGACCTGTGGTCGCGCAGCGGGCGGTCCGCGGGGCAGCTTCCCCAGGCGGCGGGAGTCAGCGCCCTGGCGGTGTCCCCGGACGGCCACTGGCTGGCCACGGCGGGAACGGACGGCCGCCTGCGGGTCTGGAACGTGGCGTCCCGGCGCCTCCAGTGGGAACAGGCGGCCAGCTCCTTCTTCCTGACCTCTGTGGCCTTCAGTCCGGACAGCCACACGGTGGCGACCGGAGGCGGCGGGGCCGTGGCCGGTTCCGGCGACACGGTGAAGCTCTGGAATGTCACGGCCGGCACCCTGCGCGGCACCCTGAACGGCCACACGGACGTCGTGACCGCGGTGGCCTTCGACCCGAGCGGCGCGCGGCTGGCCAGCGGCAGCCGGGACCGGACGGTGCGGCTGTGGCGCGTGGACACCCTGACGCCGGAGCGGGTGCTGAACGGGCACAGCGACTTCGTGAGCGCGGTGGCTTTCGCGCCGGACGGCAAGACCCTCGCCAGCGCGGGCTGGGACGCCAGCGTGCTGCTGTGGAACCCGGCGGACGGCACCCGGCGGGCCGCGCTGAACGGCCACGCGGGGCCGGTGCGGAGCCTGACCTTCTCGCGGGACAGTTCACTGCTCGCCTCGGGCGCGGACGACCGGCGGATCCTGCTGTGGAACGCCCGCACGGGCGGCGCCCTGGGCGAGGTGGGTCGCCTGGCAGACGGAGTGACCGCCCTGAGTTTCGGGCCGCGGAACGTGCTGGCAGGCGGCAGCGTCCAGCAGGTGCGGGCGTGGCAGGTCACGGCGCCGGCCTCCCCCTGA